The Spirochaetota bacterium DNA window CAATCGTCACGGAGGCCGCGGCCGTCGCCCGGGCGCGCGGGCTCGGGTTCGATACCGCTTCGTTGCGGCGGGAAGTCAGTGAGGTGTGCGCCTCGACCGCGAAAAACCTCTGCTCCATGCTTCAAGACCTGCGCGCGGGCCGGCGGACTGAGATCCAGGCTATCAACGGCGCTATTGCCGCTTTCGGAGAAGAATCGGGGATACCGGTTCCGTACAACCGCGCGCTCACCCTGCTGGTGCTGGCAAAGGAGTCTGCCAGCAGCCGATAAGCGCGCGCTTCCGGAAGGGCGTACTGTATATGAATTATTTTCCGGGAAGATGGGCGTGCATGGGCATACCTCACTCCTGGTTTGGTGTGCGCGCGGACGAAAGATGCTTAATGTGAAGCGGTGCGGCGGAGTATTTTCGTGGGGGAGGCCCTTTTCGGGTGGTTTTCGGTGTCTCCCCAGTAGAATTCCCAGCACAGTATGCCCCCTGCGCTCCTTTGGCCGATGGCATAAGGGGGGAACCGAACATAATTATGCCTTCCGGCTGAATCGCACAGCAACTCGTGCAGGTAGCGCTTCGTCGCGATGGCTACCAGATGCGAGACCGAGAACCGGCTCAACTTACGGAAATCCGAGGCGAACTCATTCTCGTTCTTCCTGAAGCAAATAGGAAAGCAATGCCATCGTTTCCAGGGATCACGGGGCTGATACCTCACCAAAGTAAACCCTCCCTGAAACCGGTCAATATCGCGCAGAACGCGCTTCAGGAGCATGATGACGACCGCCTGGCGAGTTGTTCCAAGCTTTGCCGCGGCAAGGGCGATATTCACGAAGACGATGTGGCTCATGTTTATAGAAGTGCGAAGCATTCCGTATCCTCCGGGATAAAACTGAGCGTCCCAAATAGATACGAATGGGAAATGAAAAATATGAACGGTTTTCCCGTTTGGGAACGCCCGAACATTAATTCACACCCGGAAGATATATTTCAGCGACAGATCACGCCCTTGCCGGATCGGCCTTGCCGGTTAAATTGTGTTTGACACAACCGGTTTTCTCGATGAGCGTTCAACAGGCACAAGCAAATCTTTTCACGCTATTTTCATCACCCACTTTTAATAAAGGAGCATCTGCATGAGCGCGCAAAAATTCTGCGATTATACCGTTGACGAGTCCGGTGTCGCCGTCATGACCATCAACAATCCCCCCATGAATACCCTGAGCCAGCCCGTGCTCGCCGATATCCGCGACGCGATCGTCCGCGCCAACGCCGACAAGGCCGTGCGCGCGGTCGTATTCACCGGCGCGGGCAAGGCATTCATCGCCGGGGCCGAGATACGGGAATTCCTCGACAGGAACACGAAGAAGGACGGCGCCGAGTACCTCGTGAACGGCCAGGAGGTCCTGAACCTGATCGAGAACTCGGACAAGCCCTACATCGCCGCGATCAACGGCTTTTGCCTGGGTGGCGGCATGGAGACGGCGCTGGCCTGCCACATCCGCCTCGCCGACGAAACCGCGCAGATAGGGCTTCCGGAAATCAAGCTCGGCATCATCCCCGGGTACGGCGGCACGCAGAGGACCACGCGTCTCGTGGGCAAGGGGCGCGCGTACGAGCTCATCCTGTCGGGAAATTTCATCAACGGGAAACAGGCCGAGCTTTACGGCGCCGTGAACCGCGCGACTCCCAAGGGAGAGGTTCTGGAAGAGGCAAAGAAGCTCGCGAAGACGATCGCCGGGAAGAGCCGCGTGAACGTGAGCCGCGCTATGCGCGCCATCAAGGAAGGGCTTTCGATGGAAATGACCACCGCGTTGAAGTTCGAACGCGAGCTGTTCGGCGAATGCTGCGAAAGCGACGACAAGCGCGAGGGCACCACGTCGTTCCTTGAGAAACGGGAAGCGAAATTTACGGACAAGTAGGGACGCGATTTATCGCGTCCCCGCGCGATTTATCGCAGCCGGTGTTCACCGATCTCGAAA harbors:
- a CDS encoding enoyl-CoA hydratase, giving the protein MSAQKFCDYTVDESGVAVMTINNPPMNTLSQPVLADIRDAIVRANADKAVRAVVFTGAGKAFIAGAEIREFLDRNTKKDGAEYLVNGQEVLNLIENSDKPYIAAINGFCLGGGMETALACHIRLADETAQIGLPEIKLGIIPGYGGTQRTTRLVGKGRAYELILSGNFINGKQAELYGAVNRATPKGEVLEEAKKLAKTIAGKSRVNVSRAMRAIKEGLSMEMTTALKFERELFGECCESDDKREGTTSFLEKREAKFTDK